The following proteins are encoded in a genomic region of Mycoplasmopsis columbinasalis:
- a CDS encoding deoxyribonuclease IV, with product MIKLGSHVPFTKPKYLVGAAEYSLKNGANTMMIFLGAPQNNKRVSPTLYNTEEYLANFAAKTPPIDVIVHAPYIINPANPLKQAYSVDFLVEEIERMNTFGAKYLVLHPGAYTTFAPEQALDTLAASLKMIIERTKDVVICIETMSGKGTEIGINFDQIKYLLTKVDDERVQVCLDTCHMWDAGYNLKDYSEFKKTLKKYDLLKNVKVIHLNDSKNELNSHKDRHENIDQGKIKLATLAKFVHDPDFANIPIILETPIPDSGQIYDQEIAMLLKHKF from the coding sequence ATGATTAAACTCGGCTCACACGTGCCTTTTACCAAACCAAAATATTTAGTTGGTGCAGCAGAATATAGCCTTAAAAATGGCGCAAACACAATGATGATCTTTTTAGGAGCGCCGCAAAACAATAAGCGAGTAAGCCCCACACTTTACAATACAGAGGAGTATTTAGCTAATTTTGCTGCAAAAACACCCCCAATTGATGTTATAGTGCATGCTCCTTATATTATTAACCCAGCAAATCCTTTAAAACAAGCTTATTCAGTGGATTTTTTGGTTGAAGAAATTGAGAGAATGAATACATTCGGAGCAAAATATTTAGTTTTGCATCCAGGCGCTTATACAACTTTTGCTCCCGAACAAGCCTTAGATACTTTGGCTGCTAGTTTAAAAATGATAATTGAACGAACAAAAGATGTGGTTATTTGCATTGAAACTATGTCGGGCAAAGGTACAGAAATTGGAATTAATTTCGACCAAATTAAATATTTGTTAACTAAAGTTGATGATGAACGTGTGCAAGTTTGTTTAGACACATGTCATATGTGGGATGCTGGCTATAATTTAAAAGACTATTCAGAATTTAAAAAAACTTTAAAGAAATATGACCTATTAAAGAATGTGAAAGTTATTCACTTAAATGACTCGAAAAATGAATTAAATTCTCATAAAGATAGACACGAAAATATTGACCAAGGTAAAATTAAATTAGCAACACTTGCAAAGTTTGTGCACGACCCAGATTTTGCTAACATTCCAATTATTTTGGAAACACCTATTCCCGATTCAGGGCAAATTTATGACCAAGAAATTGCAATGCTTCTCAAGCATAAATTTTAG
- a CDS encoding potassium channel family protein, whose amino-acid sequence MSEVKEARKRKHRQRFWETLREIGIIVTSDSELNIRKKKHAIFIKMARNIYAVFVTFFIIFSFTSFLLLKQDIRSAASIKIAIAIELTTFLVFLSDFVIRWITFPTRDSKYKGSYFKSFLRFLLTASCWICFLSILPSLVVVNLWLGPTTKIRFIEILGNLKVIRFLRFFLLLNMFAIFKSSAKLLKDQKHIIFYSILFVIIFVALVALTIYYTENNFATNNYGKLGYASVDEFYNDHQNIVQDYWDSLYFTSITLTTIGYGDFAPYSAAAKIIVPIISILGIAIIAAPGGIFAGALMTVIQANKKKKKTKAEQKLDQDREFKLKTHEISKQIEDLINARVTELVNEKMSELSERID is encoded by the coding sequence ATGAGTGAAGTTAAAGAAGCGCGCAAAAGAAAACATAGACAACGTTTTTGAGAAACTTTACGTGAAATTGGTATTATTGTTACTTCTGATTCAGAATTAAATATTCGTAAGAAAAAACACGCAATTTTCATCAAAATGGCGCGCAATATTTATGCAGTTTTTGTTACATTCTTTATTATTTTTTCTTTTACTTCCTTTTTATTGCTTAAACAAGACATTCGCTCTGCAGCGTCAATTAAAATTGCTATTGCAATCGAATTAACAACTTTTTTAGTTTTTTTATCAGATTTTGTAATTCGGTGAATTACATTTCCTACGCGCGACTCGAAATATAAAGGTTCGTATTTTAAAAGCTTTTTGAGATTTTTGTTAACAGCAAGTTGTTGAATTTGTTTTTTATCAATCTTACCTTCATTAGTTGTTGTGAATCTTTGACTTGGTCCAACGACTAAAATTAGATTCATTGAAATTTTAGGTAATTTGAAAGTAATTCGCTTTTTACGTTTCTTTTTACTTTTGAATATGTTTGCTATTTTTAAAAGTAGTGCAAAATTACTTAAAGATCAAAAACACATCATTTTTTATTCAATTTTATTTGTCATTATTTTCGTGGCTTTAGTTGCGCTCACGATTTACTATACAGAAAATAATTTTGCAACAAATAATTATGGAAAATTAGGTTATGCTTCTGTCGACGAATTCTACAATGATCACCAAAATATCGTGCAAGATTATTGGGATTCGCTTTACTTCACATCAATTACTTTAACGACAATTGGTTATGGAGATTTTGCTCCTTATTCTGCTGCAGCCAAAATTATTGTGCCAATTATTTCTATACTTGGAATTGCGATTATTGCTGCACCTGGAGGTATTTTTGCTGGTGCTTTAATGACGGTGATTCAAGCAAATAAAAAGAAAAAGAAAACTAAGGCTGAACAAAAACTTGATCAGGATCGAGAATTTAAACTAAAAACTCACGAAATATCTAAACAAATTGAAGACCTCATTAATGCTCGTGTCACTGAATTAGTGAATGAAAAAATGAGTGAATTAAGTGAACGCATAGATTAA
- the tuf gene encoding elongation factor Tu: MAKLDFNRSKEHVNIGTIGHVDHGKTTLTAAIATILSKKGLAEARDYASIDNAPEEKERGITINTSHIEYETEARHYAHVDCPGHADYIKNMITGAAQMDGAILVVAATDGPMPQTREHILLSKQVGVPRMVVFLNKVDMLSKDDEEMLELVEMEIRDLLSKYGYDGDNTPIIRGSAKAALDGKEEQPILDLMNAVDGWIETPVKEFDKPFLMAVEDVFTITGRGTVATGRVERGRLLLNEEVEIVGLKPTKKTVVTGMEMFRKNLKEVQAGDNAGLLLRGIEKTGVERGQVLAKPGSIIPHTEFQAAVYVLTKEEGGRHTPFFKNYKPQFYFRTTDVTGGIEFEAGREMVMPGENVDLTVKLIAPIAVEEGTKFSIREGGHTVGYGNVTKIVK; encoded by the coding sequence ATGGCTAAATTAGATTTTAATCGTAGTAAAGAACACGTAAACATTGGTACCATTGGTCACGTTGACCACGGTAAAACCACTTTAACAGCTGCAATTGCAACTATTTTGTCAAAGAAAGGTTTAGCTGAGGCTCGTGATTACGCGTCAATCGACAACGCTCCTGAAGAAAAAGAACGTGGTATTACCATTAATACTTCACACATCGAATACGAAACAGAAGCTCGTCACTACGCACACGTGGACTGTCCTGGCCACGCCGACTACATTAAGAACATGATTACTGGTGCGGCACAAATGGATGGTGCAATCTTAGTTGTTGCTGCTACTGATGGTCCAATGCCACAAACTCGTGAACACATTTTACTTTCAAAACAAGTTGGTGTGCCACGTATGGTTGTGTTCTTGAACAAAGTAGATATGCTTAGCAAAGACGACGAGGAAATGCTTGAATTAGTTGAAATGGAAATTCGTGACTTGCTTAGCAAATACGGTTACGACGGTGACAACACACCTATTATTCGTGGTTCAGCTAAAGCTGCACTCGATGGTAAGGAAGAACAACCTATCTTAGACCTTATGAACGCAGTAGACGGCTGAATTGAAACACCAGTGAAAGAATTCGACAAACCATTCTTAATGGCTGTGGAAGACGTTTTCACCATTACAGGTCGTGGTACTGTGGCAACAGGTCGTGTTGAACGTGGTAGATTACTTCTTAACGAAGAAGTTGAAATCGTTGGACTTAAACCTACTAAGAAAACTGTTGTTACAGGTATGGAAATGTTCCGTAAGAACCTTAAAGAAGTGCAAGCTGGTGACAACGCAGGTCTTTTACTTCGTGGAATTGAAAAGACAGGTGTTGAACGCGGTCAAGTACTTGCAAAACCAGGCTCAATTATTCCTCACACCGAATTCCAAGCTGCAGTTTATGTTCTTACCAAAGAAGAAGGTGGACGTCACACTCCATTCTTTAAGAACTACAAACCTCAATTCTACTTCCGTACTACTGACGTAACCGGTGGAATTGAATTTGAAGCTGGTCGTGAAATGGTTATGCCAGGTGAAAACGTTGACCTTACAGTGAAACTTATTGCCCCAATCGCGGTTGAAGAAGGAACTAAATTCTCAATTCGTGAAGGTGGTCACACCGTAGGTTACGGTAACGTAACTAAGATTGTTAAATAG
- a CDS encoding diadenylate cyclase — MTETKTIIVLLAILLTIVIVALVTTLAFKLKSFINARIKRDKFSQLGKSSQIRLINQLREAVEELSKNKVGALITIENNDNLDHLRTDGVILNANISSSLLISIFNKYSPLHDGAVIIRDNKIYYASTFYKITKKSMDNQYGARHRAAMGISELCDATTVIVSEETGDVKFVKNGTFYNVRPEKFQEQLVKYLKG, encoded by the coding sequence ATGACTGAGACAAAAACAATTATTGTGTTACTAGCAATTTTGCTCACCATTGTCATTGTTGCGTTAGTAACGACACTTGCCTTCAAACTCAAAAGTTTTATTAATGCGCGAATTAAGCGCGATAAGTTTAGTCAACTAGGTAAAAGTAGTCAAATTCGGCTAATCAACCAACTCCGGGAAGCAGTTGAAGAACTCTCAAAAAACAAAGTTGGCGCTTTAATTACCATTGAAAATAATGACAACTTAGATCACTTGCGCACCGACGGTGTGATTCTCAATGCCAACATTAGTTCTTCGCTCTTGATTTCAATTTTCAACAAATACAGTCCTTTGCATGATGGCGCTGTAATTATTCGTGACAACAAAATTTACTATGCATCCACGTTTTACAAAATAACTAAAAAATCAATGGATAACCAATATGGAGCTCGGCACCGTGCCGCCATGGGAATTAGTGAGTTATGTGATGCTACGACTGTGATTGTGAGTGAAGAAACAGGTGATGTTAAATTTGTTAAAAACGGTACTTTTTACAATGTCAGACCTGAAAAATTCCAAGAACAACTGGTGAAATACCTAAAAGGTTAA
- the mgtE gene encoding magnesium transporter → MNDQTESQLLERITTCVEQRSVQGARELIDETPNAVIAEVMNELNLEQQLTFLRLLKTADAAELFSYLDDEVQKNLAQSFSEDWGMKLLQSLQSDELADILDELPANVTSKILAYTPLDRRQELNKLLQYGDDQVGSIMSIDISSVFEQYTCEQALNKIRRDYQKKGAELVHYYYVVDSSAKLLGVLTLEEILFADPNAKIADIYSPVTSVTAYDKKEDAAKIFSDHDMSVLPVTNKEKRLIGMITSDDVIDVINEETTHNLHHLAGITKNKYESEYLKTPWYRLTKTRLLWTFVSLLFASLIHILLVVLSNKLTGGLSLQSLFILGLVPTTIILATLFGLQTNSQVSRALSLEEVDVHTDFKKVIGKEVLVGLLLGVFVFVLNFSFLASLHAAFGNFQIFLTQTILALAALSALILFVSAIFATLLGALIPLVLAKKNKDPNAWPVVLITNIVNLLMTAPMFFVLLI, encoded by the coding sequence ATGAACGACCAAACTGAAAGTCAGCTTTTAGAACGTATTACTACTTGTGTCGAACAACGTAGTGTGCAAGGTGCGCGGGAATTAATTGACGAAACACCAAACGCTGTGATTGCCGAAGTAATGAATGAACTCAATTTAGAACAGCAACTTACTTTTTTGCGTTTACTCAAAACCGCTGACGCTGCTGAACTTTTTTCTTACCTTGATGATGAAGTGCAAAAAAATCTTGCGCAAAGTTTTAGCGAAGACTGAGGCATGAAATTATTGCAAAGCTTACAAAGTGATGAATTAGCTGATATTCTTGACGAATTACCAGCCAACGTCACAAGCAAAATTTTAGCTTATACACCACTTGATCGTCGCCAAGAACTTAATAAGTTATTGCAATATGGTGACGACCAAGTTGGTAGCATTATGAGCATTGATATTTCCAGTGTCTTTGAACAATACACCTGTGAACAAGCCTTAAACAAAATTAGACGGGACTACCAAAAGAAAGGTGCCGAACTTGTACACTACTATTATGTAGTTGATAGTTCAGCTAAATTGCTTGGTGTGCTCACCTTGGAAGAAATTTTATTTGCTGATCCAAACGCCAAAATCGCAGACATCTATTCGCCAGTAACTTCGGTAACTGCTTACGATAAAAAAGAGGATGCGGCCAAAATTTTTAGTGACCACGATATGAGTGTGTTACCAGTAACTAACAAAGAAAAGCGTCTCATTGGAATGATCACGAGTGATGATGTAATTGATGTAATTAACGAAGAAACCACTCACAATTTACATCACTTAGCTGGTATTACTAAAAATAAGTATGAAAGTGAATATCTCAAAACACCATGGTATCGCTTAACCAAAACTAGATTGCTATGAACTTTTGTTTCGTTGCTATTTGCCAGTTTGATTCACATTTTACTTGTTGTCTTGTCAAACAAACTTACGGGCGGATTAAGTTTACAGAGTTTATTTATTCTTGGCCTTGTTCCAACAACTATAATTCTAGCCACATTATTTGGCTTACAAACTAATAGTCAGGTTTCGCGGGCATTGAGTTTAGAAGAAGTCGATGTCCACACAGATTTTAAAAAAGTCATTGGTAAGGAAGTTTTGGTTGGTTTATTACTTGGTGTCTTTGTTTTCGTACTAAACTTTAGTTTCTTAGCTAGTTTACACGCTGCCTTTGGTAACTTCCAAATTTTCTTAACACAAACGATTCTTGCTTTGGCTGCACTTAGTGCACTAATTTTATTTGTAAGCGCGATCTTTGCTACTCTCTTAGGCGCCTTGATTCCTTTGGTTTTAGCAAAGAAAAACAAAGATCCTAACGCATGACCAGTTGTGCTAATTACTAACATTGTGAACTTGCTAATGACAGCACCAATGTTTTTTGTGTTACTTATTTAA
- a CDS encoding MAG2810 family protein has product MQNLSQFSKQEFFAQNENAVKTQTQEQLTKLLDNKTKKWGLKMLICRVVAWVLLTGLGFVLAFFLLAVVEKIKPELVSFYKENVKTYLWVLVVILFSLLVPWLITLSLLKKYRTLVLFNFDTKPLYATLFSALNINFNYENTSKTNAIGFFKNINNFQEMENNYHLTSRYPVLEAHANPFFFLKMQNLHYKGETFSQYYETSFFKRLSYLYQQRTTGKVRFTNYKKQIEHERTIDRFGIALKINTLIPDLNLTLFDFNNSHTPDNFDALQLPESYKNLLICVPNTSAFPTWASNPQMLASLSESKNKINTLRINSFGPRRKTAKINDFVVRIFGQEVYIWFDTKAQLFDLPRVPKTFSINKWTKKISRKVLEDFFALYTILNLLTPFGFSYPDTNPQVNQAAQQQTAYTQVQPQVPQQIQHQDAYHLQPQYQNNFDSQQQFTNQAVTYPQEHNVQPSVSPTQLHHSHKTQMAYSQQPVYAPRINPQTRVSRNTSNQQQTFTNQTATNEFDAMEMTASNLKAPRNNWVQTSAPNYPPKNNKNPANTNGFPNQQNLSATPPVTNVSKFNLDDQSVTALMDTNTNEFFDFDDSLFDIDLNTRVLDEKTDFETKKK; this is encoded by the coding sequence ATGCAAAATTTAAGTCAATTTTCCAAACAAGAATTCTTCGCACAAAATGAAAATGCCGTTAAAACCCAAACACAAGAACAATTAACAAAATTACTTGACAACAAAACGAAGAAATGAGGACTCAAAATGCTCATTTGTCGTGTGGTGGCGTGAGTATTATTGACTGGTTTAGGTTTTGTTTTAGCCTTTTTCTTATTAGCAGTGGTAGAAAAGATTAAACCAGAGTTAGTTTCTTTTTACAAAGAAAATGTTAAAACTTACTTATGAGTTTTAGTTGTGATTTTATTTTCTTTATTAGTGCCATGGCTCATTACACTTAGTTTACTTAAAAAATATCGTACCTTAGTATTATTCAATTTTGATACTAAACCTTTATATGCTACTTTGTTTAGCGCCTTAAACATTAATTTTAACTATGAAAACACTTCTAAAACTAACGCAATTGGTTTTTTCAAAAACATCAATAACTTTCAAGAAATGGAAAACAATTATCATTTAACTAGTCGTTACCCTGTTCTGGAAGCACACGCTAATCCTTTCTTTTTCCTAAAAATGCAAAACTTGCATTACAAAGGCGAAACCTTTTCGCAATATTACGAAACTTCTTTTTTCAAAAGGTTATCTTATCTTTACCAACAAAGAACTACTGGCAAAGTTAGATTTACCAATTACAAAAAACAAATTGAACACGAACGCACTATTGATCGTTTCGGAATCGCACTTAAAATTAACACTTTAATACCTGACTTAAACCTTACTTTGTTTGACTTTAATAATTCACACACTCCAGACAACTTTGATGCTTTACAATTACCCGAAAGTTACAAAAACCTTTTAATTTGTGTGCCAAATACCTCTGCTTTCCCAACGTGAGCTTCTAACCCACAAATGTTAGCTAGTTTAAGCGAAAGCAAAAATAAGATTAATACACTCCGAATTAATTCGTTCGGACCACGCAGAAAAACAGCTAAGATCAATGATTTTGTCGTTCGAATTTTTGGCCAAGAAGTTTACATTTGATTTGATACTAAAGCACAACTTTTTGATTTACCACGCGTGCCAAAAACTTTTAGTATTAACAAGTGAACCAAAAAGATTAGTCGCAAAGTTTTAGAAGACTTTTTTGCTCTTTATACAATTCTAAACTTACTCACACCATTTGGTTTTTCTTACCCGGACACAAATCCACAAGTTAATCAAGCAGCACAACAACAAACTGCCTACACACAAGTGCAACCTCAAGTGCCACAACAAATTCAACACCAAGACGCATATCATTTGCAACCACAATACCAAAACAATTTTGACAGTCAACAACAATTTACAAACCAAGCTGTCACTTATCCTCAAGAACACAATGTTCAGCCTTCAGTTTCGCCAACGCAACTTCATCATAGTCACAAAACGCAAATGGCTTACTCTCAGCAACCTGTTTATGCACCACGCATAAATCCACAAACTAGAGTATCAAGAAACACTTCAAACCAGCAACAAACTTTTACCAACCAAACAGCAACTAACGAATTTGACGCAATGGAAATGACGGCTTCAAATTTAAAAGCACCACGCAACAACTGAGTGCAAACTTCGGCGCCAAACTACCCACCAAAAAACAACAAAAATCCAGCTAACACAAATGGGTTTCCGAACCAACAAAACCTCTCTGCTACACCGCCAGTAACCAATGTTTCTAAGTTTAATCTTGATGACCAAAGCGTTACTGCGCTAATGGATACTAATACTAACGAATTTTTCGATTTTGACGATAGTTTGTTCGATATCGACTTAAATACACGTGTTTTGGACGAAAAAACTGACTTTGAGACAAAGAAAAAATAG
- a CDS encoding 2-oxo acid dehydrogenase subunit E2 → MAEIINVKPLEAKEVPLAPIRKAIAKNLKHAMDSVAYCSLVQKVNATPLWNHRKAVLANVQEKHGVKLTFLSWIIKAITIALSEFPIFAAKVNEETGKIVYPDTLNIGIAVDTPYGLVVPVIKGAEKLSIVEIQQEIVRLAGLARDRKLKMSDMQGGCYTITNVGSVGVLWGTPIMNYPEISITAVGAIQDELALVDGQVVANKVMYLSIAADHRWVDGADMGRFNGRVKELLEQPELLGEF, encoded by the coding sequence ATGGCTGAAATTATTAACGTTAAACCTTTAGAAGCGAAAGAAGTGCCATTGGCACCAATTCGTAAAGCGATTGCAAAAAACTTAAAACACGCAATGGACTCAGTAGCATACTGTTCACTTGTGCAAAAAGTTAATGCAACCCCACTTTGAAATCACCGTAAAGCTGTACTTGCTAATGTGCAAGAAAAACACGGTGTAAAGTTAACATTCTTATCATGAATTATTAAAGCAATTACCATTGCACTTAGTGAATTTCCAATTTTTGCAGCAAAGGTAAACGAAGAAACAGGTAAGATTGTTTACCCAGATACTCTCAACATTGGTATCGCAGTTGACACACCATATGGTTTAGTAGTTCCAGTTATTAAAGGTGCTGAAAAATTAAGTATTGTTGAAATTCAACAAGAAATTGTGAGACTTGCTGGACTTGCACGTGACCGTAAGTTAAAAATGTCAGATATGCAAGGTGGATGCTACACCATTACTAATGTTGGTAGCGTTGGTGTACTTTGAGGTACACCAATTATGAACTACCCAGAAATTTCAATTACAGCTGTAGGCGCAATTCAAGACGAATTAGCACTTGTTGATGGTCAAGTTGTTGCTAACAAAGTAATGTACTTATCAATTGCTGCCGATCACCGTTGAGTTGATGGCGCAGATATGGGTCGTTTTAACGGCAGAGTTAAAGAATTATTAGAACAACCAGAATTGTTAGGAGAATTTTAA
- a CDS encoding biotin/lipoyl-containing protein: MFKMQFTDIGEGLHEGTVAEVLVKEGQSVKEGDILFSVETDKMTSEIPAPVSGVISKILIKNGDQITVGDEIFYIEQNA, translated from the coding sequence ATGTTTAAGATGCAATTTACAGATATTGGTGAAGGTCTTCACGAAGGAACAGTAGCAGAAGTTCTTGTGAAAGAAGGCCAAAGTGTTAAGGAAGGTGACATTCTTTTCTCAGTAGAAACTGACAAGATGACATCAGAAATTCCTGCACCAGTATCAGGCGTTATTTCTAAGATTTTAATCAAAAACGGTGACCAAATTACCGTTGGTGATGAAATTTTCTACATTGAACAAAACGCATAA
- the cypl gene encoding ABC transporter thiamine pyrophosphate-binding lipoprotein p37/Cypl, producing MKRKLITKGLLSVSPLIGILPLAVSCSTSEINSNPSDFLPAELSKAQKQALKTQWDNEISIVIKSANAGFEGKIQTEFLNKLNQRFKQFKNEYSFTKDLPDVTFKIQTGVAKETNWQNIKNDNKNNDIGIIQIDRVLADFKKNETADEIIENLGAKLVAQTETLKFTWQLGNNDDYVDGTSNDPLIKAATKYNELAFREHGEFPSWTADTSTPAGKKLGWDGSKFAVFYKRVNEPDNLFVGYRGAIYISGDKATRDKIQKAWNDKDLDAFLSFGILREGTNSNAGFKLPAKLIQKHFNKSFAEVVEILVKNKNVLEVDSPGADLGKEKGNKIYHIAFAYEGDTNWLLPEWNFYTPKNYDQKQANNFESQTNDVVRVLSFTGASYYDTLFARPTLHDIQIALIAKALDSFSVAENTFGIYTGFNKIRPIAYSEFKTFIENRKLLG from the coding sequence ATGAAAAGAAAATTAATTACAAAGGGGCTACTTAGTGTGAGCCCATTAATTGGTATTTTACCGTTAGCAGTTTCGTGTTCAACAAGCGAAATTAATTCAAATCCATCTGATTTCTTACCTGCTGAACTATCTAAAGCTCAAAAACAGGCTTTAAAGACACAGTGAGATAACGAAATTTCGATCGTAATTAAGTCTGCAAACGCTGGATTTGAAGGCAAAATTCAAACCGAATTTTTAAATAAACTTAACCAAAGGTTTAAACAATTTAAAAATGAATATAGTTTTACTAAAGATTTACCTGATGTAACTTTTAAAATTCAAACAGGTGTAGCAAAAGAAACTAACTGACAAAATATTAAAAATGACAACAAAAATAACGACATTGGTATCATTCAAATTGACAGAGTCCTTGCTGATTTTAAAAAGAATGAAACTGCCGATGAAATTATAGAAAACCTTGGTGCAAAATTAGTTGCCCAAACTGAAACCTTAAAATTCACTTGACAACTCGGTAATAATGATGATTACGTGGATGGTACAAGCAACGATCCTTTAATTAAAGCAGCTACAAAATACAATGAATTAGCTTTTAGGGAACACGGAGAATTTCCTTCCTGAACTGCTGATACTTCAACACCTGCCGGCAAAAAACTTGGTTGGGATGGTTCTAAATTTGCGGTCTTCTATAAAAGGGTTAATGAACCAGATAATTTGTTTGTTGGTTATCGAGGCGCAATTTACATTTCGGGAGACAAAGCTACGCGAGACAAAATTCAAAAAGCATGAAACGACAAAGATCTTGATGCTTTTCTTAGCTTCGGCATTTTGAGAGAAGGAACTAATTCCAATGCCGGTTTTAAACTTCCAGCAAAATTAATTCAAAAACACTTTAACAAAAGTTTTGCTGAAGTGGTAGAAATTTTAGTGAAAAACAAAAATGTTTTAGAAGTAGACAGTCCCGGTGCTGACTTAGGTAAAGAAAAAGGAAATAAAATTTACCACATTGCTTTTGCCTATGAAGGTGATACTAATTGATTGTTGCCAGAGTGAAACTTCTATACTCCTAAAAATTATGACCAAAAGCAAGCCAATAATTTCGAAAGTCAAACAAATGACGTAGTGAGAGTGCTTAGTTTTACTGGCGCATCATATTACGATACACTATTTGCGCGTCCAACTTTACACGATATTCAAATTGCTTTAATCGCTAAAGCGTTAGATTCTTTTTCAGTAGCAGAAAATACTTTTGGAATTTACACAGGTTTTAACAAAATAAGACCTATTGCCTATAGCGAATTCAAAACTTTCATTGAAAACCGTAAACTTCTTGGCTAG
- a CDS encoding ATP-binding cassette domain-containing protein, with amino-acid sequence MTTIKLENLTLKYANDQDNIVENINVTFRPGEMVAIIGASGVGKSTLFKALVRQLQPATGKVIIFDQDINQIQRKVWANTLKHIGFLTQKPNLIVTDTVMQNILRSVNDYENWFFKLINFVTIQQRKKILSILDKLGMIDKTFFRISELSGGQQQRVEIAKLLFRQSKIILADEPTSSLDFNTATEVLNTLNTLKTEQQLTILVNIHDLSLINSHFDRVLGLKNKQIVLDAPIDKITQQDLESVLN; translated from the coding sequence ATGACAACAATAAAATTAGAAAATTTAACTTTAAAATATGCTAACGATCAAGACAATATCGTCGAAAACATAAATGTCACTTTTCGTCCTGGTGAAATGGTTGCCATAATTGGAGCCAGTGGCGTTGGTAAAAGCACTTTATTCAAAGCATTAGTACGTCAACTTCAACCTGCAACAGGCAAAGTAATTATTTTTGACCAAGATATTAACCAAATTCAGCGCAAAGTGTGAGCTAACACACTTAAACACATTGGTTTTTTAACACAAAAACCAAATTTAATTGTCACAGACACTGTGATGCAAAATATTTTACGTTCTGTTAACGACTATGAAAACTGATTTTTTAAACTTATTAACTTTGTAACAATCCAACAACGCAAAAAAATTTTGAGCATCTTAGATAAACTCGGGATGATTGATAAGACGTTTTTTAGGATCAGTGAACTTTCAGGTGGTCAACAGCAACGAGTAGAAATTGCCAAATTACTCTTTCGCCAAAGTAAAATTATTTTAGCCGATGAACCTACTAGTAGCTTGGACTTTAACACCGCAACTGAAGTTTTAAACACATTGAATACTTTAAAAACTGAACAACAATTAACAATTCTTGTCAACATTCACGATTTGAGTTTAATCAATTCTCATTTTGACCGCGTGCTTGGTCTTAAAAATAAACAAATTGTACTCGATGCACCGATTGACAAAATTACACAACAAGACTTAGAAAGTGTGCTGAATTAA